The DNA sequence AGGAGACATATATGGAAGTTCAGTTACAAGAGCTTGTTGATAAGATAAAAAAAGACGGAGTTGCCGCTGCCGATGAAAAAGCAGCTGAAATTATCAGAGCAGCAGAGGAAAAAGCAAAAAATATTATCGAAAAAGCCGAAGCCGAAGCTCAGGAAAGCGTAAAAAAGGCAGAAGCTGAAGCTCTCAGATTCCAAAAAGCTGCCGAATCTTCAATAGACCAAGCCGGCAGAAATACACTAATTTCATTCAGACAGGGTCTTTTAAATGAACTTAATGCTATTATAAAAGCTGAAACAGCCAAAAATTACGATTCCGCAGTTCTAAAAAATCTTATTCCCGAAGCAGTCAAGGGCTGGGTAAAAACCGGCAATACCGAGAATTTATCCGTAATTCTTGCAGACAAGGACCTTAAAGAGCTTGAATCCTCTTTAAGTGCAGCCTTAAAAGATCATATTGCTAAGGGCATGGAACTTAAAGCCGACAGCAAGATATCAGGAGGATTTAGAATCGGTACTAAGGACGGAGCGGCTTATTACGACTTCTCGGCAGAAGCCGTTGCAGATTTGTTCTCGTCATATCTAAGCCCCAAAACGGCCGAAATTTTAAAGAATGCGGCAAAGGAGCTTTAAAAGGTGGCCTCCTACTATTATTTGACGGCTCAACTGCCTTCAATTTTTCCTAATCTACAGCCTCCTATGAGCTTTAAAGCCTTTAAAGAACTGGCTTTGCGTTCTCTTTCAAAAAAAGATGCTCAAATTTTGGAAAATCTATCCCTTGAGCCTCCAAGAGAAGAAAAAAGCACGGGCTCCGACTATTTGGATAAGTGGTATGAGTTTGAGCGTTCTCTTAGAATAGCCCTCGAGCAGGTACG is a window from the Treponema denticola genome containing:
- a CDS encoding V-type ATP synthase subunit E, which translates into the protein MEVQLQELVDKIKKDGVAAADEKAAEIIRAAEEKAKNIIEKAEAEAQESVKKAEAEALRFQKAAESSIDQAGRNTLISFRQGLLNELNAIIKAETAKNYDSAVLKNLIPEAVKGWVKTGNTENLSVILADKDLKELESSLSAALKDHIAKGMELKADSKISGGFRIGTKDGAAYYDFSAEAVADLFSSYLSPKTAEILKNAAKEL